The Microbacterium sp. LWH7-1.2 genome window below encodes:
- the lepA gene encoding translation elongation factor 4: MSPRALKPLEPSATPPELIRNFCIIAHIDHGKSTLADRMLQITGVVSDRDMRAQYLDRMDIERERGITIKSQAVRMPWAAADQTFALNMIDTPGHVDFTYEVSRSLAACEGAILLVDAAQGIEAQTLANLYLALENDLHIIPVLNKIDLPAADPEKYAAELAGLIGGSPDDVLRVSGKTGMGVEILLDRIVEQIPAPKGNADAPARAMIFDSVYDSYRGVVTYVRMVDGKLEPRERIQMMSTKATHDLLEIGVSSPEPVPTKGLGVGEVGYLITGVKDVRQSKVGDTVTNQRKPATEALAGYTDPKPMVFSGIYPIDQSDYADLREALDKLKLSDASLQYEPETSVALGFGFRCGFLGLLHLEIITERLSREFDLDLITTAPSVTYEVTTDTGDTVVVTNPSEYPDGRVAEVSEPVVKVGILLPKDYVGTVMELCQSRRGSLLGMDYLSEDRVELRYHMPLGEIVFDFFDQLKSKTQGYASLDYEPAGSQTADLVKVDILLQGDKVDAFSSIVHREKAYAYGTMMTERLRKLIPRQQFEVPIQAAIGARIIARENIRAMRKDVLAKCYGGDISRKRKLLEKQKEGKKRMKMVGRVEVPQEAFIAALSGDVEGPAKK; this comes from the coding sequence ATGTCACCGCGCGCCCTGAAGCCCCTCGAGCCCTCCGCCACGCCGCCCGAGCTGATCCGCAACTTCTGCATCATCGCCCATATCGACCACGGCAAGTCGACATTGGCCGACCGCATGCTGCAGATCACCGGCGTCGTCTCCGACCGCGACATGCGCGCGCAGTACCTCGACCGCATGGATATCGAGCGCGAGCGCGGGATCACGATCAAGTCGCAGGCCGTGCGCATGCCGTGGGCCGCCGCCGATCAGACCTTCGCGCTCAACATGATCGACACCCCCGGACACGTGGACTTCACCTACGAGGTCTCGCGTTCGCTCGCGGCCTGCGAGGGCGCCATCCTCCTGGTCGACGCAGCGCAGGGCATCGAGGCCCAGACGCTCGCGAACCTCTACCTCGCGCTCGAGAACGACCTGCACATCATCCCCGTGCTCAACAAGATCGACCTTCCCGCCGCCGACCCCGAGAAGTACGCGGCGGAGCTGGCCGGTCTCATCGGCGGCTCGCCCGACGACGTGCTGCGCGTGAGCGGCAAGACGGGCATGGGGGTCGAGATCCTGCTCGACCGCATCGTCGAGCAGATCCCCGCTCCGAAGGGGAACGCGGATGCCCCGGCCCGGGCCATGATCTTCGACTCGGTGTACGACTCCTACCGCGGCGTGGTGACGTACGTCCGCATGGTCGACGGCAAGCTGGAGCCGCGCGAGCGCATCCAGATGATGTCGACGAAGGCGACCCACGACCTCCTCGAGATCGGCGTGTCCAGCCCCGAGCCGGTGCCCACGAAGGGGCTGGGCGTCGGCGAGGTGGGCTACCTCATCACCGGCGTCAAGGACGTGCGCCAGTCCAAGGTCGGTGACACGGTCACCAATCAGCGCAAGCCTGCGACCGAGGCACTCGCCGGCTACACCGACCCGAAGCCGATGGTCTTCTCCGGCATCTACCCCATCGACCAGAGCGACTACGCCGACCTGCGCGAGGCGCTCGACAAGCTGAAGCTCTCGGACGCGTCCCTCCAGTACGAGCCCGAGACGTCGGTGGCGCTCGGCTTCGGCTTCCGCTGCGGCTTCCTCGGTCTGCTGCACCTCGAGATCATCACCGAGCGCCTCTCGCGCGAGTTCGACCTCGACCTCATCACGACCGCGCCCTCGGTGACGTACGAGGTCACGACCGACACCGGCGACACCGTCGTCGTCACCAACCCGAGCGAGTACCCCGACGGCCGCGTCGCCGAGGTGTCCGAGCCGGTGGTGAAGGTCGGCATCCTGCTGCCCAAGGATTACGTCGGAACCGTCATGGAGCTCTGCCAGTCCCGCCGCGGGTCGCTCCTCGGAATGGACTACCTCAGCGAGGACCGCGTCGAGCTGCGCTATCACATGCCGCTGGGGGAGATCGTGTTCGACTTCTTCGACCAGTTGAAGTCCAAGACCCAGGGCTATGCGAGCCTCGACTACGAGCCCGCCGGCTCGCAGACCGCCGATCTCGTCAAGGTCGACATCCTGCTGCAGGGCGACAAGGTCGACGCGTTCAGCTCCATCGTGCATCGCGAGAAGGCGTATGCGTACGGCACGATGATGACCGAGCGCCTGCGCAAGCTCATCCCGCGCCAGCAGTTCGAGGTGCCCATCCAGGCCGCCATCGGCGCCCGGATCATCGCCCGCGAGAACATCCGGGCGATGCGCAAGGACGTCCTCGCGAAGTGCTATGGCGGCGACATCTCGCGCAAGCGCAAGCTCCTCGAGAAGCAGAAAGAGGGCAAGAAGCGCATGAAGATGGTCGGTCGCGTCGAGGTCCCGCAGGAGGCGTTCATCGCCGCGCTCTCAGGGGACGTCGAGGGTCCTGCCAAGAAGTGA
- a CDS encoding aminotransferase class I/II-fold pyridoxal phosphate-dependent enzyme: MPEIAPHIARMPGSGVRHILERALRRPGTIILAVGEPGEVAGARIRDAASRAWHEGAIRYTPNGGIPALREAIRDKLARENALDVGVEQIWVTVGATQALHLAMALTLSEGDEVLVPDPGYTTFTMNAHLLQATPVPYPLRPERAFQPDLDELESLVTPRTRAIIVNTPSNPLGSTFDRATLEALIALARRHDLWLISDEVYERFTWGQPHVSPATLAADGRVLSVFSMSKTYAMTGARVGWLVTPPGWRQTMLRVQESVVSCVDEPSQRAAAEALTGDQGGVAHSAAHYRGNLAAATALLDARGLRYLDPTAAFYLWIDVSHASAGDVMTWSERFLDEQGVAVAPGSAFGASGEGWIRVCVASDRDELLEGLGRLPAPA; encoded by the coding sequence ATGCCCGAGATCGCCCCGCACATCGCGCGCATGCCCGGTTCCGGCGTGCGCCACATCCTCGAGCGCGCGCTGCGCCGGCCCGGCACGATCATCCTCGCCGTCGGTGAGCCGGGCGAGGTCGCGGGCGCGCGGATCCGGGATGCTGCGTCCCGGGCCTGGCACGAGGGTGCGATCCGGTACACGCCCAACGGTGGCATCCCGGCGCTGCGCGAAGCGATCCGCGACAAGCTCGCGCGCGAGAACGCGCTCGACGTCGGCGTCGAGCAGATCTGGGTGACGGTCGGCGCGACGCAGGCGCTGCACCTCGCGATGGCGCTCACGCTGTCGGAGGGTGACGAGGTGCTCGTGCCCGACCCCGGCTACACCACCTTCACGATGAACGCCCACCTTCTGCAGGCGACGCCGGTGCCCTATCCGCTGCGTCCCGAGCGCGCCTTTCAGCCCGATCTCGACGAGCTCGAGTCGCTGGTCACGCCGCGCACACGCGCGATCATCGTGAACACCCCCTCCAATCCGCTCGGCTCGACGTTCGACCGGGCGACGCTGGAAGCGCTCATCGCCCTGGCACGCCGCCATGATCTGTGGCTCATCAGCGACGAGGTGTACGAGCGGTTTACCTGGGGTCAGCCGCACGTGAGCCCCGCGACGCTCGCTGCCGACGGCCGCGTGCTGTCCGTGTTCTCGATGTCGAAGACCTATGCCATGACGGGGGCCCGGGTGGGGTGGCTCGTCACGCCTCCGGGGTGGCGGCAGACGATGCTGCGTGTCCAGGAGTCGGTGGTCAGCTGCGTCGACGAGCCTTCGCAGCGGGCGGCCGCCGAGGCCCTCACCGGCGATCAGGGCGGCGTCGCACACAGCGCGGCCCACTACCGCGGCAACCTCGCCGCGGCGACGGCGCTCCTCGATGCCCGCGGTCTGCGATACCTCGACCCGACCGCCGCCTTCTACCTCTGGATCGACGTGTCGCACGCGTCCGCAGGCGATGTCATGACGTGGTCCGAGCGGTTCCTCGACGAGCAGGGCGTGGCCGTCGCCCCGGGGAGCGCCTTCGGCGCCTCGGGCGAGGGTTGGATCCGCGTATGCGTGGCCAGCGATCGTGACGAGCTGCTCGAAGGGCTCGGCCGCCTCCCCGCTCCCGCCTGA
- the hrcA gene encoding heat-inducible transcriptional repressor HrcA, whose translation MVSERGLQVLRAIVQDYVDTREPVGSKAIVERHAFGVSAATIRNDMALLEDEDLIVAPHTSSGRVPTDKGYRVFVDHLAELRPLSPAQRAAIASFLDGSGDLDDVLVRTVRALTQLTGQVAIVQYPSFARATVTHVELVQLGGGRMLVIVVTDTGRVSQRLTFVGEDFDDADLAHIRAGLGTLLVGRPVREGLQRIAERLDGPDTQAPAHERATDEIVRAVAEELEEFRQDKLVMAGSANLARRESDFRGSIYPLLEAIEEQVTLLRLMGEMVADEQGLSASIGRENEAFGLAEASVVASDYDATGALARVGVLGPTRMDYPTNLATVRAVARYLTRMLEQDDTSR comes from the coding sequence ATGGTCAGCGAGCGAGGTCTGCAGGTACTGCGGGCGATCGTCCAGGACTACGTCGACACGCGCGAGCCGGTCGGCAGCAAGGCGATCGTCGAGCGCCACGCGTTCGGCGTGTCTGCGGCGACCATCCGCAACGACATGGCGCTGCTCGAGGACGAAGACCTCATCGTGGCGCCGCACACCTCGTCGGGCCGGGTGCCGACCGACAAGGGCTACCGCGTCTTCGTCGATCACCTCGCGGAGCTCCGGCCGCTCTCGCCGGCCCAGCGCGCCGCCATCGCCTCGTTCCTCGACGGCTCCGGCGACCTCGACGACGTCCTCGTGCGCACCGTGCGCGCGCTCACGCAGCTGACCGGTCAGGTCGCCATCGTGCAGTATCCCTCGTTCGCCCGCGCCACGGTCACCCACGTCGAGCTCGTGCAGCTCGGCGGCGGACGCATGCTGGTGATCGTGGTCACCGACACCGGACGCGTGTCGCAGCGCCTGACATTCGTCGGCGAGGACTTCGACGACGCGGATCTCGCGCACATCCGCGCCGGCCTCGGCACCCTCCTGGTCGGCCGCCCCGTGCGCGAGGGACTGCAGCGCATCGCCGAGCGACTCGACGGCCCCGACACGCAAGCGCCTGCGCACGAACGCGCAACAGACGAGATTGTGCGCGCCGTCGCCGAAGAGCTCGAGGAGTTCCGGCAGGACAAACTCGTGATGGCAGGCAGCGCCAACCTCGCCCGCCGCGAGTCCGACTTCCGCGGCAGCATCTACCCGCTCCTCGAGGCGATCGAGGAGCAGGTGACCCTGCTGCGGCTGATGGGCGAGATGGTCGCGGACGAACAGGGCCTCTCGGCGAGCATCGGCCGTGAGAACGAGGCGTTCGGTCTTGCCGAGGCATCCGTCGTCGCCAGCGACTACGACGCGACGGGCGCGCTCGCCCGCGTCGGGGTGCTCGGCCCGACGCGCATGGACTACCCCACGAACCTCGCGACGGTCCGCGCCGTCGCGCGTTATCTCACGCGCATGCTCGAGCAGGACGACACCTCCCGCTGA
- the dnaJ gene encoding molecular chaperone DnaJ, protein MADHYEVLGVSRDASTDEIKKAYRKLARQLHPDVNPGEEASERFKLVTHAYDVLSDPEQRARYDMGGSDSPFGGGAGGFGGFNDIFETFFGAAGGSRGGRPRSRRERGQDALVRVTLELGDVVFGTHRDIEVDTAVVCETCQGSCCQPGTSPVTCDICHGTGNVQRQVRSLLGNVVTTQPCNVCQGYGTTIPYPCATCQGQGRVRARRTVSLDIPAGVETGLRLQLPGSGEVGPAGGPNGDLYIEVTVQPHEVFSRDGDDLLATLEVSMPDAILGTTTTIESLDGPVDLEVRAGVQAGDILTIKGRGITPLRGSQRGDLKVGVHVVTPTRLDHKERALIEEFAKRTKAPSPKLAEFHQGLFAKLRDRFRNA, encoded by the coding sequence GTGGCTGACCACTACGAGGTCCTCGGCGTCTCACGCGACGCCTCCACCGACGAGATCAAGAAGGCCTACCGCAAGCTGGCCCGCCAGCTGCACCCGGACGTGAACCCGGGCGAGGAGGCGTCCGAGCGCTTCAAGCTCGTGACGCATGCCTACGACGTCCTCAGCGACCCCGAGCAGCGCGCACGTTACGACATGGGCGGCAGCGACTCGCCGTTCGGCGGCGGCGCCGGCGGCTTCGGCGGGTTCAACGACATCTTCGAGACGTTCTTCGGCGCAGCGGGCGGGTCGCGGGGCGGTCGTCCCCGGTCGCGTCGAGAGCGCGGCCAGGACGCGCTCGTGCGCGTCACGCTCGAACTCGGGGACGTCGTCTTCGGCACGCACCGCGACATCGAGGTCGACACCGCCGTGGTGTGCGAGACCTGCCAGGGCTCCTGCTGCCAGCCGGGCACGAGCCCGGTCACGTGCGACATCTGCCACGGCACCGGCAACGTCCAGCGCCAGGTGCGGAGCCTCCTCGGGAACGTCGTCACGACCCAGCCGTGCAACGTCTGCCAGGGCTACGGCACGACCATCCCGTACCCGTGCGCCACCTGCCAGGGGCAGGGCCGCGTGCGCGCGCGCCGCACCGTGTCGCTCGACATACCGGCCGGCGTCGAGACCGGACTGCGCCTGCAGCTTCCGGGTTCGGGCGAGGTCGGCCCGGCGGGCGGCCCGAACGGCGACCTGTACATCGAGGTCACCGTGCAGCCGCACGAGGTGTTCAGCCGCGACGGTGACGACCTGCTCGCGACGCTCGAGGTGTCGATGCCCGACGCGATCCTCGGCACCACGACGACGATCGAGTCGCTCGACGGCCCCGTCGATCTCGAGGTGCGGGCCGGCGTGCAGGCAGGCGACATCCTCACGATCAAGGGGCGCGGCATCACGCCCCTGCGCGGCTCCCAGCGGGGCGACCTCAAGGTCGGTGTGCACGTGGTCACCCCGACGCGCCTCGACCACAAGGAGCGCGCCCTCATCGAGGAGTTCGCCAAGCGCACCAAGGCTCCCTCGCCGAAGCTGGCGGAGTTCCATCAGGGCCTGTTCGCGAAGCTGCGCGATCGCTTCCGGAACGCCTGA
- a CDS encoding alpha/beta hydrolase, with the protein MVVQVVLVHGIRTSATMWRAQTDYLTARGNPVTAVDLPGHGSRMAEEFTLESAFATIDSAVRAAAERGPVLLSGHSMGGLLCIEYAGAETPPPVAGFIAASCTAIPRGVGLATYRVLARGFDSLPDRGMWLADRMLDRILPDETRADFGAGGYALDAQDVALRSLSVLDLLAALHRIDAPLWFVNGQYDQLRVNEKLFMRVARHAELIVVPRTTHHVTVMRPRVFNALLEVALTTLEASHR; encoded by the coding sequence ATGGTCGTCCAGGTCGTGCTCGTGCACGGCATCCGGACGTCCGCGACCATGTGGCGCGCGCAGACCGATTACCTGACCGCGCGCGGCAACCCGGTCACCGCGGTCGACCTCCCCGGCCACGGGTCCCGCATGGCCGAGGAGTTCACGCTCGAGTCGGCGTTCGCCACGATCGACTCCGCGGTGCGCGCCGCGGCCGAGCGCGGTCCGGTTCTGCTCTCGGGCCACTCGATGGGCGGGCTGCTGTGCATCGAGTACGCGGGGGCGGAGACTCCTCCCCCCGTCGCGGGCTTCATCGCGGCATCCTGCACCGCCATCCCCCGCGGCGTCGGCCTCGCGACCTACCGGGTCCTCGCCCGCGGCTTCGACTCCCTGCCCGACCGCGGGATGTGGCTCGCCGACCGGATGCTCGATCGCATCCTCCCCGACGAGACCCGGGCCGACTTCGGGGCCGGAGGGTATGCGCTCGACGCGCAGGATGTGGCGCTGCGCAGCCTCTCGGTGCTCGACCTGCTCGCAGCGCTCCATCGCATCGACGCGCCGCTCTGGTTCGTCAACGGTCAGTACGACCAGCTCCGCGTCAACGAGAAGCTGTTCATGAGGGTCGCGCGCCACGCGGAGCTCATCGTCGTGCCGCGGACGACTCACCATGTGACCGTCATGCGTCCGCGCGTGTTCAACGCGCTCCTCGAGGTCGCCCTCACGACGCTGGAGGCGTCACACCGCTGA
- a CDS encoding HIT domain-containing protein, which produces MSEPSIFTRILDGEIPSEIVAETENAFAIRDIAPRAPLHLLVIPKTEEYRNVVELAAGDPELMAELVGLANTLAAEHGDGDFRLVFNTGPNAGQTIFHVHAHVLAGGLEEKSVGA; this is translated from the coding sequence ATGAGTGAACCGTCGATCTTCACGCGCATCCTGGACGGCGAGATCCCGTCCGAGATCGTCGCAGAGACCGAGAACGCATTCGCCATCCGTGACATCGCGCCGCGGGCGCCCCTGCACCTGCTGGTGATCCCCAAAACCGAGGAGTACCGCAACGTCGTCGAGCTCGCGGCGGGCGACCCGGAGCTCATGGCGGAACTCGTGGGCCTGGCCAACACGCTGGCCGCCGAGCACGGCGACGGGGACTTCCGCCTCGTGTTCAACACCGGCCCGAACGCGGGCCAGACCATCTTCCACGTGCACGCCCATGTGCTCGCGGGAGGCCTCGAAGAGAAGAGTGTCGGTGCCTGA
- a CDS encoding 16S rRNA (uracil(1498)-N(3))-methyltransferase encodes MPLHFLLDQPVDAAPGETVTLTGTEAHHAATVRRVRVGEEVTVGDGRGAWLTGSVESVAPREVVVRIDGRTDAAPPRPRVVLVQALAKGDRDELAVQAATELGVDEIVPWQAARSVSRWDAAKAAKGRARWATIVREAAKQAHRAWVPEVAELTTTAALARRAAASVVLILEPTATERISALRVEPAEERDIVLVVGPEGGIAAEELDALAAAGARLVRLGDTVLRTSTAGPAALAVVSTALGRW; translated from the coding sequence GTGCCCCTGCACTTCCTCCTCGATCAGCCCGTCGATGCGGCCCCCGGCGAGACGGTGACCCTCACCGGCACGGAGGCGCACCACGCCGCGACCGTGCGCCGCGTGCGGGTCGGCGAGGAGGTCACGGTCGGCGACGGGCGGGGCGCCTGGCTCACCGGCAGCGTCGAGTCGGTCGCGCCGCGGGAGGTGGTCGTCCGCATCGACGGGCGGACGGATGCTGCGCCCCCGCGGCCGCGCGTCGTGCTGGTGCAGGCGCTGGCCAAGGGGGATCGCGACGAGCTCGCCGTCCAGGCGGCGACCGAGCTCGGCGTCGACGAGATCGTGCCCTGGCAGGCGGCGCGGAGCGTCTCGCGGTGGGACGCCGCGAAGGCGGCGAAGGGCCGGGCGCGCTGGGCGACCATCGTGCGCGAGGCCGCCAAGCAGGCGCACCGCGCGTGGGTGCCGGAGGTGGCGGAGCTGACCACGACCGCGGCGCTCGCACGGCGGGCGGCAGCATCCGTCGTCCTGATCCTGGAGCCGACGGCGACCGAGCGGATCAGCGCCCTCAGGGTGGAGCCGGCCGAGGAACGCGACATCGTGCTCGTCGTCGGACCCGAAGGCGGCATCGCTGCGGAGGAGCTCGACGCCCTCGCGGCCGCGGGTGCGCGACTCGTGCGCCTCGGCGACACGGTGCTGCGGACGTCCACCGCGGGACCCGCGGCACTGGCGGTCGTCAGCACGGCCCTCGGCCGCTGGTGA
- the hemW gene encoding radical SAM family heme chaperone HemW: protein MGSALPLGEPVPSDGSLPPGTRIDPAAEFSVYLHVPFCRVRCGYCDFNTYTSSELRGARQDEYADTLLREIALAAPVLERAGGNRPASTVFFGGGTPTLLPPGDLGRMLAGVRDTFGIAADAEITVEANPDTVTPAVAAELAASGVTRLSVGMQSAVPHVLAALDRTHDPDNVRTAVSAARGAGLDVSVDLIYGAPGESLDDWRTSLGAAVALEPDHVSAYALIIEDGTKLARQIRRGEVAAPDDDLQADMYELADDMLAAAGFDWYEVSNWARGDAHRSRHNLAYWVGSDWWGFGPGAHSHVAGVRFWNVKHPAAYAQRLAAGETPAAGREIPDAAARNLESVLLRTRVRDGLPVEELLGEGRHAVAALIADGLIEGHAALRGRVVLTRRGRLLADAVVRALTD, encoded by the coding sequence ATGGGCTCCGCTCTTCCGCTCGGCGAGCCCGTTCCCTCGGACGGCTCGCTGCCGCCCGGCACGCGCATCGATCCGGCCGCCGAGTTCAGCGTGTACCTGCACGTCCCGTTCTGCCGCGTGCGCTGCGGCTACTGCGACTTCAACACGTACACCTCGTCTGAGCTGCGGGGGGCCCGCCAGGACGAGTACGCGGACACGCTGCTGCGCGAGATCGCTCTTGCCGCGCCCGTTCTCGAACGCGCCGGCGGAAACCGCCCGGCATCGACGGTGTTCTTCGGCGGCGGCACCCCGACTCTCCTCCCGCCAGGCGACCTCGGGCGCATGCTGGCAGGTGTCCGCGACACGTTCGGCATCGCAGCGGACGCAGAGATCACGGTCGAGGCCAACCCCGACACGGTGACCCCCGCCGTCGCGGCCGAGCTCGCGGCATCCGGTGTCACCCGTCTCTCGGTCGGCATGCAGTCCGCTGTCCCGCACGTCCTCGCCGCGCTCGACCGCACGCACGACCCCGACAACGTCCGCACCGCGGTCAGCGCGGCACGCGGCGCCGGACTCGACGTGAGCGTCGACCTCATCTACGGCGCCCCGGGCGAGTCTCTGGACGACTGGCGCACGTCCCTGGGGGCGGCGGTGGCGCTCGAACCCGATCACGTCTCGGCATACGCGCTCATCATCGAGGACGGCACGAAGCTCGCCCGCCAGATCCGACGCGGCGAGGTCGCCGCTCCCGACGACGACCTGCAGGCTGACATGTACGAACTGGCCGACGACATGCTCGCGGCCGCCGGATTCGACTGGTACGAGGTGTCGAACTGGGCGCGAGGGGACGCGCACCGCTCGCGACACAACCTCGCGTACTGGGTCGGCTCGGACTGGTGGGGCTTCGGCCCCGGCGCGCACAGCCACGTCGCGGGCGTGCGGTTCTGGAACGTCAAGCACCCGGCCGCCTACGCGCAGCGGCTGGCCGCGGGGGAGACGCCGGCAGCCGGACGGGAGATCCCCGATGCCGCAGCCAGGAATCTCGAGAGCGTGCTGCTGCGCACCCGCGTCCGCGACGGACTGCCCGTCGAGGAGCTCCTCGGCGAGGGCCGTCACGCGGTCGCCGCGCTCATCGCGGACGGCCTCATCGAGGGTCACGCCGCGCTGCGGGGGAGGGTCGTGCTCACCCGCCGCGGCCGCCTCCTCGCCGACGCCGTGGTCCGCGCACTCACCGACTGA
- the ybeY gene encoding rRNA maturation RNase YbeY, giving the protein MTIEIGNESGIAVDETVLLRLMEHNLAELHVSPDADVAILLVDEGAMEALHVQWMDEPGPTDVLSFPMDELRPGTEDAPTPAGLLGDIVLCPQVAETQAVAAKHSTLDELILLTTHGLLHLLGFDHAEPEEEREMFGLQRELITSFQASERRRPRA; this is encoded by the coding sequence ATGACCATCGAGATCGGCAACGAATCGGGGATCGCCGTCGACGAGACGGTGCTGCTCCGCCTCATGGAGCACAACCTCGCCGAGCTTCACGTCAGCCCGGACGCCGACGTGGCGATCCTGCTGGTCGACGAGGGCGCCATGGAGGCGCTGCACGTGCAGTGGATGGACGAGCCCGGCCCCACCGACGTGCTGAGCTTCCCGATGGACGAGCTGCGCCCGGGTACGGAGGACGCCCCCACGCCCGCGGGCCTCCTCGGCGACATCGTGCTGTGCCCGCAGGTCGCCGAGACCCAGGCGGTCGCCGCAAAGCACTCGACGCTCGACGAGCTCATCCTCCTCACGACGCACGGACTCCTGCACCTCCTCGGCTTCGACCACGCCGAACCGGAGGAGGAGCGGGAGATGTTCGGACTGCAGCGCGAGCTCATCACCTCGTTCCAGGCATCCGAACGCCGACGACCTCGCGCATGA
- a CDS encoding PhoH family protein, giving the protein MVQLLGPQDRLLRVVEKEHPGVDVHVRGNEITLTGEAAAVAAARTLVDELVAMTKAGQSLGEDDVASSNRILRSEGGPRPSEVLGEAILSSRGKVIRPKTLGQKAYVDAIEENTIVFGIGPAGTGKTYLAMAKAVQALQRKEVSRIILTRPAVEAGERLGFLPGTLTDKIDPYLRPLYDALNEMMDPELVPKLMATGTIEVAPLAYMRGRTLNDSFVVLDEAQNTTPEQMKMFLTRLGFGTRMVVTGDITQIDLPQGASGLRLVTRVLGDIDDIHFSYLTSDDVVRHTLVGRIVDAYSEYDERRIAARRERDEASEFANRAERRAATVRGGGPRDHLPKRGRP; this is encoded by the coding sequence ATGGTGCAGCTCCTCGGTCCACAGGACCGCCTGCTGCGGGTCGTCGAGAAGGAGCACCCGGGTGTCGATGTGCACGTGCGCGGCAACGAGATCACGCTCACGGGGGAGGCGGCGGCGGTCGCCGCGGCGCGGACGCTGGTCGACGAGCTCGTCGCGATGACGAAGGCGGGTCAATCGCTCGGCGAGGACGACGTCGCCTCGTCGAACCGCATCCTCCGCAGCGAGGGCGGCCCCCGCCCGTCGGAGGTGCTCGGCGAGGCGATCCTCTCCTCGCGCGGCAAGGTCATCCGCCCGAAGACCCTCGGCCAGAAGGCGTACGTCGACGCCATCGAGGAGAACACGATCGTGTTCGGCATCGGCCCCGCCGGTACCGGCAAGACGTATCTCGCGATGGCGAAGGCCGTCCAGGCGCTGCAGCGCAAGGAGGTCAGCCGCATCATCCTGACGCGCCCGGCCGTCGAGGCGGGGGAGCGGCTCGGCTTCCTCCCCGGCACGCTCACCGACAAGATCGACCCGTACCTGCGCCCGCTGTACGACGCGCTCAACGAGATGATGGACCCGGAGCTGGTGCCCAAGCTCATGGCGACGGGCACGATCGAGGTCGCTCCGCTGGCGTACATGCGGGGCCGCACGCTGAACGACTCGTTCGTCGTCCTCGACGAGGCGCAGAACACCACGCCCGAGCAGATGAAGATGTTCCTCACGCGCCTGGGCTTCGGGACGCGCATGGTGGTCACCGGCGACATCACGCAGATCGACCTGCCGCAGGGCGCCTCCGGCCTGCGGCTCGTGACCCGCGTTCTCGGCGACATCGACGACATCCACTTCTCGTACCTGACGAGCGATGACGTGGTGCGCCACACCCTCGTGGGCCGCATCGTCGACGCCTACAGCGAGTACGACGAGCGCCGGATCGCCGCGCGTCGCGAGAGGGACGAGGCATCCGAGTTCGCCAACCGCGCCGAGCGACGCGCCGCCACCGTGCGCGGCGGCGGACCGCGTGACCACCTTCCGAAGCGAGGACGCCCATGA
- a CDS encoding DUF1990 family protein — protein sequence MRRGTFRDDTVDYAAVGATQAPDLMQYPPERSLPAEQSWRIGSGEARFRAASEALMSWTAQRGAGLELTDVRPASGPMYSGVSFDAEGNPVAPSRSEAEQRFDADGTPFVGAGTTIRVDGRVKGLRADAELRVIFAVEEPRRVGFALGTVSDSVVSGEESFMLDWYDNDEVWFTVRAFDAPRAVLYRMLPGLTKRRRRELFTRYLRAISPLYTTPA from the coding sequence ATGCGTCGAGGAACCTTCCGGGACGACACCGTCGACTATGCCGCTGTCGGGGCGACCCAGGCACCGGATCTGATGCAGTATCCACCGGAGCGCAGCCTCCCGGCGGAGCAGTCGTGGCGCATCGGCAGCGGCGAGGCCCGCTTCCGCGCCGCGAGCGAGGCTCTCATGTCGTGGACTGCTCAGCGGGGTGCGGGACTCGAGCTCACCGATGTGCGCCCTGCGTCCGGCCCCATGTACTCGGGCGTCAGCTTCGACGCCGAGGGCAACCCCGTCGCGCCGAGCCGGTCCGAGGCCGAGCAGCGGTTCGACGCCGACGGCACGCCGTTCGTCGGCGCGGGCACGACGATCCGCGTCGACGGCCGCGTCAAGGGGCTCCGCGCGGACGCCGAGCTTCGCGTCATCTTCGCCGTCGAAGAGCCTCGGCGGGTGGGCTTCGCGCTCGGCACCGTGAGCGACTCGGTCGTAAGCGGCGAGGAGTCGTTCATGCTCGACTGGTACGACAACGACGAGGTCTGGTTCACGGTCCGCGCGTTCGACGCCCCGCGCGCCGTGCTCTACCGGATGCTTCCCGGCCTCACGAAGCGCCGCCGACGGGAGTTGTTCACGCGCTACCTGCGCGCGATCTCGCCGCTGTACACCACCCCCGCGTGA